The following coding sequences lie in one Flagellimonas eckloniae genomic window:
- the rsmI gene encoding 16S rRNA (cytidine(1402)-2'-O)-methyltransferase: MGKLYLVPTPIGNLEDITLRAIKVLKEVDLILAEDTRTSGKLLKHFDIATPLQSHHMHNEHKQLDATVQKLKGGATLALISDAGTPAISDPGFLLTRACVQNNIEVECLPGATAFVPALVNSGLPNDRFVFEGFLPIKKGRQTRLQQLAEETRTLVFYESPHKLIKTLTQFVEYFGADRPISVSRELTKMYEETIRGTTTEVFQHFTDKPPKGEFVIVVDGKK; the protein is encoded by the coding sequence ATGGGAAAGCTGTATTTGGTTCCAACACCAATTGGAAATTTAGAGGATATCACCTTACGAGCCATCAAGGTTTTAAAGGAGGTTGACTTGATTTTGGCTGAAGATACCCGCACCAGTGGAAAATTGCTCAAGCATTTTGACATAGCCACCCCTTTGCAAAGCCATCACATGCACAATGAACACAAACAGCTGGATGCCACCGTACAAAAATTGAAGGGAGGGGCTACGTTAGCCTTGATTTCTGATGCAGGCACTCCAGCAATTTCTGATCCAGGATTTTTATTGACGCGAGCCTGTGTGCAAAATAATATTGAAGTAGAATGTTTGCCCGGAGCCACTGCTTTTGTGCCAGCTTTGGTGAATAGTGGACTTCCAAATGACAGATTTGTTTTTGAGGGATTTCTCCCTATTAAAAAAGGCCGTCAAACAAGATTGCAGCAACTTGCTGAAGAAACACGAACATTGGTCTTCTACGAATCGCCTCATAAATTAATCAAAACTTTGACTCAATTTGTCGAGTATTTTGGAGCGGATAGACCCATTTCTGTTTCCCGTGAATTGACCAAAATGTATGAAGAAACCATCAGAGGAACCACAACTGAAGTATTTCAACATTTTACGGACAAGCCTCCAAAAGGAGAGTTTGTAATTGTAGTTGACGGCAAGAAATAA
- a CDS encoding Crp/Fnr family transcriptional regulator — protein sequence MDNETFFRLKAFFSQVPLDKEEEHHFKSLWSVKTFNQYDLITEAGNIERYFYFVLDGVQAIYILNEKGEKVVLGFSYSGSPSGVFDSFISKQPSSTFLEALKPSKLLGITFKDYQSLFSIYPDFNVWGHQFFQQILFGRLHREVELLTLSAEQRYITFMQRCPEELKVIPQKYLASYLNMKPETFSRLRTKN from the coding sequence ATGGATAATGAAACTTTTTTTCGATTGAAGGCTTTTTTTTCACAGGTTCCCTTGGATAAAGAAGAAGAACATCATTTCAAATCGTTGTGGTCCGTAAAGACGTTTAATCAATACGACCTGATTACGGAGGCAGGCAACATTGAGCGCTACTTTTACTTTGTTTTGGATGGAGTGCAGGCCATCTATATTTTAAATGAAAAGGGAGAAAAAGTGGTGCTGGGTTTTTCGTATTCGGGAAGTCCGTCTGGTGTTTTTGACTCCTTCATATCAAAACAACCCTCATCTACCTTTTTGGAAGCATTAAAGCCTTCAAAGCTGTTGGGCATTACATTTAAGGATTATCAATCACTTTTTTCAATATATCCTGATTTTAATGTTTGGGGGCATCAGTTTTTTCAGCAAATATTATTTGGCCGTTTGCACAGAGAGGTAGAGTTATTGACACTTTCCGCAGAACAACGCTATATAACGTTTATGCAACGATGCCCTGAGGAATTAAAGGTGATTCCGCAAAAGTATTTAGCCTCTTACCTTAATATGAAACCAGAGACATTTAGTCGCTTAAGGACTAAGAATTAG
- the alr gene encoding alanine racemase — protein sequence MSKIGETILQLDLKALEHNYRFLRSKLAAKTKFLAVVKAFAYGSDMVTIAQKLESLGVDYFAVAYTKEGVLLRKSGIKIPILVLHPQPINFTELIDHSLEPNLYSSKILKLFLEVAKQKGQTNYPVHLKFNTGLNRLGFLENDIANIAEQLKETDELKIISFFSHLAASEDLSEKAFSLNQIDRFKKICKVLHQKLGYTPFRHMLNTSGIINYPEAQFEMVRSGIGLYGYGNSKAVDSKLVPVATLKTIISQIHKIESNESVGYNRAYKSEKPRTTATLPLGHADGIGRHYGNGKTYVSINGKNAPIIGNVCMDMIMVDVTDIDCQEGDEVLVFGQNQSAEDFASSVNTISYELLTAISSRVKRVIVNS from the coding sequence ATGAGTAAAATTGGCGAGACCATACTTCAACTAGATTTGAAGGCATTGGAACATAATTACAGGTTTTTAAGATCTAAATTAGCTGCTAAAACCAAGTTTTTGGCTGTTGTAAAAGCCTTTGCATATGGAAGCGATATGGTGACCATAGCCCAGAAATTGGAAAGCTTGGGTGTTGATTATTTTGCGGTTGCCTATACAAAAGAGGGTGTTTTGTTGAGGAAATCTGGGATTAAGATCCCTATTCTGGTGCTTCACCCTCAACCCATAAATTTTACAGAGCTCATTGACCATTCTTTGGAGCCAAATTTATATTCCTCAAAGATTCTGAAACTTTTTTTGGAGGTTGCCAAACAAAAGGGCCAAACAAATTACCCTGTTCATCTTAAATTTAATACAGGATTAAATCGCTTGGGATTTTTGGAAAATGATATAGCCAACATCGCAGAACAATTAAAAGAAACGGATGAGCTAAAAATCATTTCCTTTTTTTCACATTTGGCTGCTTCAGAGGATCTATCTGAAAAAGCATTTAGCCTAAATCAAATAGACCGCTTCAAAAAAATATGCAAAGTGTTGCATCAAAAATTGGGGTATACCCCTTTTCGACATATGTTGAACACATCAGGAATCATCAACTATCCTGAAGCCCAATTTGAAATGGTGAGAAGTGGAATAGGCTTATACGGTTATGGCAATAGCAAAGCCGTTGATAGCAAATTGGTTCCAGTTGCCACACTCAAGACCATTATTTCCCAAATACACAAGATTGAATCCAATGAAAGCGTAGGCTACAATCGTGCATACAAATCTGAAAAGCCTAGAACTACCGCTACCTTGCCGCTTGGGCATGCAGATGGTATAGGGAGGCACTACGGAAATGGCAAAACATATGTTTCCATAAATGGCAAAAATGCTCCTATCATAGGCAATGTTTGTATGGATATGATTATGGTTGATGTGACGGATATTGACTGCCAAGAAGGGGATGAAGTGCTGGTATTTGGTCAAAATCAGTCAGCAGAGGATTTTGCCTCATCCGTAAATACTATCTCCTATGAACTATTGACCGCAATTTCTTCTAGGGTAAAAAGGGTAATTGTAAACTCATGA
- a CDS encoding T9SS type B sorting domain-containing protein — protein sequence MAFFRICIYVVLAFSSIEAYSQLGNKHWLPPIHSRSSEDVEDHYVYLSTPSETPFEVTLRYGNTVISRTISAGIPTSILIGANKPSPIFTSDSELNTPLESKGIVLSGSEEFYASFRVRSPAQAGYLTTKGEAALGTSFRLGSLPQSSEVEDKNFFVGIMATEDNTVISISDYNNNVVFEGPNSPLGNTIDIILNEGESYAVSGYTTNPANYDGFIGALVTSDKPIVVNTGNGLAGFQGQSRDYTIDQIVPVEDVGDEYVVIEGNGNSTTERPMVMATEANTEVFINGALYTTLQNAGDYILIPNGNYRGTSHRNMYITSSKNVYVYQFLAGDGNEATVGMNFIPPLSCFFQKEVDLIPEVDRIGNTTYEGDIIVTTRTDAELTVNGNNISESPENVSGTMDWVTYRLDGYSGNVSIASTQPLAVGLFGFNGSAGFGGYYSGFGSIPKDSETKVCDLVLTDLFEQIQGNPDPGGAWTAPSGATHSGFFDPASDVLGVYNYYLDTGCAIIDVDLEITEVVTPKNSGNSNEIIVCLESNPLNLFSQLLGTPDTGGVWMDPDGIVFDGVFDPSTFVSGDYTYGFYDNLPCEPVENILNVRVSSEPETIEINRDTPLFSNRFATIEVNAEGGLGDYEYQLDEGFWQDEAIFEEVPSGTHTISVRDKNGCGNPLSETVDIVFYPSFFTPNGDNVNETWNIEGLNVSMEAELFIFDRYGALLAQIDPYASGWDGLHINGPLPSNDYWFLVNYTENATRKSFKSHFTLKR from the coding sequence ATGGCCTTTTTTAGAATATGTATATATGTAGTGCTGGCTTTTTCCAGCATAGAAGCATATTCCCAATTGGGAAACAAGCACTGGCTTCCTCCAATCCATAGTCGTTCCTCAGAGGACGTAGAAGATCATTATGTGTATTTGTCTACTCCATCAGAAACTCCTTTTGAAGTTACTTTACGGTATGGCAATACCGTAATTTCTAGGACTATTTCAGCGGGAATACCCACGAGTATTTTAATTGGCGCCAATAAACCATCTCCTATTTTCACCTCCGATTCCGAGTTAAATACACCTTTGGAATCCAAAGGGATTGTGCTTTCGGGAAGCGAGGAATTTTATGCAAGTTTTCGTGTGCGATCGCCGGCACAGGCCGGATATCTCACCACAAAAGGAGAAGCAGCCCTAGGGACCTCCTTTAGGCTTGGCAGTTTACCACAAAGTTCAGAAGTCGAGGATAAAAACTTTTTTGTTGGTATCATGGCAACGGAGGACAATACGGTAATTTCTATTTCCGACTACAACAACAATGTTGTTTTTGAAGGGCCAAATTCCCCGTTGGGAAACACTATAGATATAATTCTAAATGAGGGAGAAAGTTATGCTGTTTCCGGATACACAACTAATCCGGCCAATTATGATGGTTTCATTGGAGCTTTGGTTACATCAGACAAACCTATAGTCGTTAACACAGGAAACGGATTGGCAGGTTTTCAGGGGCAATCTAGAGATTATACCATTGACCAAATTGTGCCCGTAGAAGATGTTGGCGATGAATATGTGGTTATAGAGGGAAACGGAAACAGTACTACAGAGAGACCAATGGTCATGGCAACGGAGGCAAATACCGAAGTTTTTATAAATGGAGCACTTTACACTACGTTACAAAATGCTGGGGATTATATATTGATTCCCAATGGCAATTACCGAGGAACTTCCCATAGAAACATGTACATCACTTCTTCAAAAAATGTATATGTATATCAATTTTTGGCCGGAGATGGGAATGAGGCAACCGTGGGAATGAATTTTATACCACCGCTTAGTTGTTTTTTCCAAAAAGAAGTGGATTTAATACCCGAAGTGGATAGGATTGGAAACACCACTTATGAGGGGGATATCATCGTCACAACTAGAACAGATGCCGAATTAACAGTTAACGGAAACAACATTTCCGAGAGTCCTGAAAATGTTTCTGGAACCATGGATTGGGTTACGTACAGGTTGGACGGATACAGTGGTAATGTTTCCATAGCATCCACACAACCTCTTGCCGTAGGTCTATTTGGGTTTAATGGAAGTGCTGGTTTTGGGGGCTATTACTCTGGTTTTGGTTCTATTCCAAAAGATTCAGAGACTAAAGTATGCGATTTGGTCCTGACAGATTTATTTGAACAAATACAAGGAAATCCGGACCCCGGTGGAGCTTGGACTGCTCCTAGCGGAGCTACGCATTCGGGGTTTTTTGACCCTGCTTCCGATGTTCTGGGGGTATACAATTATTATTTAGATACGGGATGTGCCATAATTGATGTTGATTTAGAGATAACTGAGGTTGTTACGCCCAAGAATTCAGGAAACAGCAACGAAATTATTGTTTGTTTGGAAAGTAATCCTTTGAATTTGTTTTCACAGCTACTGGGAACACCGGACACTGGAGGGGTTTGGATGGACCCAGATGGAATTGTTTTTGATGGTGTTTTTGACCCTTCCACCTTTGTCTCTGGAGATTACACCTATGGGTTTTATGATAATTTGCCTTGTGAGCCCGTAGAAAATATCTTGAACGTCAGGGTTTCTTCAGAACCAGAAACTATTGAAATAAATAGGGACACGCCCTTATTCTCCAATCGGTTTGCAACCATTGAGGTAAATGCCGAAGGAGGACTGGGCGATTATGAATACCAATTGGATGAAGGTTTTTGGCAAGATGAAGCTATCTTTGAGGAGGTCCCAAGTGGCACCCACACCATTAGTGTTCGAGATAAAAATGGCTGTGGAAACCCATTGTCCGAGACAGTGGACATCGTTTTTTATCCTTCATTCTTTACGCCAAATGGAGATAACGTTAACGAGACATGGAATATTGAGGGATTAAATGTGTCTATGGAGGCAGAACTATTTATTTTCGATAGATATGGCGCGCTTTTAGCACAAATTGACCCTTATGCTTCGGGGTGGGACGGATTGCACATTAATGGCCCTCTTCCCTCCAACGATTATTGGTTTTTAGTAAACTACACAGAGAATGCAACTAGAAAAAGCTTTAAGTCGCATTTTACGCTAAAAAGATGA
- the mscL gene encoding large-conductance mechanosensitive channel protein MscL, with product MLKEFKDFAMKGNLVDIAVGFVMGAAFNKVVASFTGGIVSPLIGLIFNADFKDLKYTIKEGTMNDAGETVGEVAVLYGDFLTNVIDFIIVAFVMFMIVKGVNKMKKKEEPAPEAPAGPSQEELLAEIRDLLKK from the coding sequence ATGCTTAAAGAATTCAAAGATTTTGCAATGAAAGGTAACCTGGTGGATATTGCCGTAGGTTTCGTTATGGGTGCCGCCTTTAACAAGGTTGTTGCCTCTTTTACCGGTGGAATTGTTTCTCCATTAATTGGACTTATTTTCAATGCAGATTTTAAAGATTTAAAGTATACCATTAAGGAAGGTACTATGAATGACGCAGGTGAAACAGTGGGTGAAGTAGCTGTACTTTATGGAGATTTTTTAACCAATGTTATAGACTTTATCATTGTTGCATTTGTTATGTTCATGATTGTCAAGGGCGTAAACAAGATGAAGAAAAAAGAAGAACCGGCTCCAGAAGCACCAGCAGGCCCATCCCAAGAAGAATTGCTTGCTGAAATAAGGGATTTATTGAAAAAGTAA
- a CDS encoding phosphate/phosphite/phosphonate ABC transporter substrate-binding protein — MKKKIFTLFSIILIGLTQIGCENAKKPLTLATYTYSTNNRIDNLRPVAKDLETLLKRPIHIKSYPDVASFLDGIKSDQVDIGLINTLGYLLLSLDNQNMHPIATLKVREDAVDNYKTVVLSNNDSVTDLNALEVKTNNLSMMFVSEGSTSGNLVPRLLLSSLGIKSPENQFKKVIYGGNHTSTFEKFMEGESDICSIGSNEYFKQIQKDSTFLTSARVLWLSEEIPLGPVLLNNKLSKSDKKEISDLFFNLHETNSNALESLKAGWSEAKQAERFHPIGDRYYNNFRVVNDNSTDLSGILNLFVK, encoded by the coding sequence ATGAAGAAAAAAATATTCACCCTTTTTAGTATAATCTTGATTGGTTTAACCCAAATTGGATGTGAAAATGCTAAAAAGCCACTTACATTGGCCACTTATACTTATTCCACAAATAATCGAATAGATAACTTAAGACCGGTCGCAAAAGACCTGGAAACCCTTCTCAAAAGACCGATCCATATCAAGAGTTACCCTGATGTGGCATCCTTTCTTGATGGAATAAAATCCGACCAAGTAGATATTGGATTGATAAACACCTTAGGCTACTTACTTCTTTCGCTGGACAACCAGAATATGCATCCAATCGCTACTCTAAAAGTACGTGAAGATGCTGTTGATAATTACAAGACGGTTGTACTGAGTAACAATGATAGTGTCACTGATTTAAATGCTTTGGAGGTCAAAACCAATAACCTTTCCATGATGTTCGTGAGTGAAGGATCTACTTCTGGTAATCTTGTACCTAGATTATTGTTAAGTTCACTTGGGATTAAATCTCCAGAAAATCAATTCAAAAAAGTAATATACGGCGGTAATCACACCTCAACTTTCGAGAAGTTTATGGAAGGTGAATCCGATATTTGTTCAATTGGGAGCAATGAGTACTTCAAACAGATTCAAAAGGATTCTACCTTTCTTACATCAGCTAGAGTGCTCTGGCTTTCAGAAGAAATTCCATTAGGTCCTGTTCTACTAAATAATAAACTTTCAAAATCGGATAAAAAAGAGATTTCTGATTTGTTTTTCAACCTGCATGAAACTAATTCCAATGCATTAGAATCATTAAAGGCGGGCTGGTCCGAGGCCAAACAAGCAGAAAGGTTTCATCCAATAGGTGATCGTTATTACAACAACTTCCGCGTTGTTAATGACAACAGTACTGATTTGTCCGGCATTTTAAACCTCTTTGTTAAATAA
- a CDS encoding thymidine kinase, with the protein MFLENTVNPKEQFGWIEVICGSMFSGKTEELIRRLKRAQFAKQKVEIFKPIVDTRYHEDMVVSHDSNEIRSTPVPAAANIRLLADDCDVVGIDEAQFFDDEIITVCNDLANRGVRVLVAGLDMDFKGNPFGPMPALMATAEYVTKVHAVCTRTGNLANYSFRKSSNEKLVLLGETGEYEPLSRAAFYKAMLKEKVSQMDVDAEEVAAKKKSTNE; encoded by the coding sequence ATGTTTCTTGAAAACACAGTAAACCCTAAAGAACAATTTGGCTGGATAGAAGTTATCTGTGGTTCCATGTTCTCTGGAAAGACCGAAGAACTCATAAGAAGACTTAAACGCGCCCAATTTGCGAAACAAAAGGTTGAAATCTTTAAGCCTATTGTTGATACAAGATACCATGAGGACATGGTAGTCTCCCATGATTCCAATGAAATACGTTCTACCCCTGTTCCTGCCGCCGCTAACATTCGCCTGTTAGCAGACGACTGTGATGTAGTTGGTATTGATGAAGCGCAATTCTTTGATGATGAGATAATTACGGTTTGCAATGACTTGGCCAACCGTGGGGTTCGTGTGCTTGTTGCTGGATTGGATATGGATTTTAAAGGAAATCCATTTGGCCCTATGCCAGCCTTAATGGCAACTGCGGAATACGTAACCAAAGTACATGCTGTTTGCACGCGTACCGGAAATTTGGCGAATTACAGTTTTAGAAAATCTAGTAATGAAAAACTTGTTTTGCTGGGTGAAACCGGCGAGTATGAGCCCTTAAGTAGAGCTGCATTCTATAAGGCCATGCTCAAGGAGAAAGTGAGCCAAATGGATGTTGATGCTGAAGAGGTAGCGGCCAAAAAGAAATCTACTAATGAGTAA
- a CDS encoding nuclear transport factor 2 family protein: MKQTFILTFSLLTFYAQGQTSQDSLDIKQVALDYIESQHNVKPEQFEGAAHPRMVKRTFWTNKKTGKEYLRETFTDAMVLLAETYNQDGDKFPENPKKEVIILDIYDKTASVKLIADDWIDYMHIVKLNNKWQLVNVLWQFNNSKDH, translated from the coding sequence ATGAAACAAACTTTTATCCTAACATTTTCCCTTTTGACTTTTTATGCTCAGGGACAAACATCACAGGATTCTTTAGACATTAAACAAGTTGCTTTAGATTATATTGAATCCCAACATAACGTGAAACCTGAACAGTTTGAGGGTGCAGCTCACCCGAGAATGGTAAAAAGGACTTTTTGGACAAACAAAAAAACGGGAAAGGAGTATTTAAGAGAAACCTTTACAGATGCTATGGTTTTACTTGCCGAAACATATAATCAAGATGGAGACAAATTTCCGGAAAACCCCAAAAAGGAGGTCATTATACTTGATATTTATGACAAAACTGCTTCTGTGAAACTTATTGCGGACGACTGGATTGATTATATGCATATAGTAAAACTGAATAATAAATGGCAATTAGTCAATGTGTTATGGCAATTCAATAATTCTAAAGACCATTAA
- a CDS encoding YHYH protein — MTTKNTSLAVLALLLFGCGSSTSKTPSKPQGNASTTHFLKAYELVSDKFGTKTTVAIQADSRIMKTNGLPNHSTGTFPNKGNPNTISAQNLSYEFPLNPVFSGESRWAREPGVALNGVKFEPETAERFVCETGEVYRIEAFQELVDLGLDFNNAHVQPTGAYHYHGVPVGLIETLYSRERDDIILVGFAHDGFPIYYSKSGKYKPSFKLSDGSRTGEVCSYTNPKTTIKKELKDTSPDGTFVSDWTYIEGLGELDECNGTELNGEYVYFVTDEYPYMGRCLKGVFTQKGPKGTPPGAHPHNLMRHPH, encoded by the coding sequence ATGACAACTAAAAATACTTCACTGGCTGTCTTGGCATTACTTCTGTTTGGGTGTGGAAGCTCTACATCAAAAACTCCTTCAAAGCCGCAAGGAAATGCTTCGACAACACATTTTTTGAAAGCATACGAACTCGTGAGTGATAAATTTGGAACAAAAACAACGGTAGCCATACAAGCTGATTCTCGTATAATGAAGACCAACGGTTTGCCTAACCATAGTACAGGCACTTTTCCAAATAAAGGAAACCCCAATACAATTTCAGCCCAAAATCTGTCTTATGAATTCCCATTAAATCCTGTTTTCTCTGGTGAATCTAGATGGGCAAGAGAACCTGGTGTTGCTTTGAACGGAGTAAAATTTGAGCCAGAAACAGCAGAAAGGTTTGTTTGCGAAACTGGTGAGGTGTATAGAATTGAAGCGTTTCAGGAATTGGTTGATTTAGGTTTGGATTTTAACAATGCACATGTGCAGCCCACCGGAGCTTATCATTATCATGGTGTCCCGGTTGGTTTAATTGAAACTTTATATAGTAGAGAAAGGGACGATATCATTTTAGTGGGATTTGCGCATGATGGATTTCCAATCTATTATTCCAAAAGCGGAAAATACAAACCAAGTTTTAAATTATCGGATGGGTCCAGAACTGGTGAGGTCTGTTCCTATACCAACCCAAAAACAACCATAAAAAAAGAATTGAAAGATACTAGTCCAGATGGAACTTTTGTGTCTGACTGGACATATATTGAAGGCTTGGGTGAACTGGACGAGTGTAACGGAACAGAATTAAATGGTGAATATGTTTATTTTGTGACTGATGAATATCCCTATATGGGAAGATGTTTAAAAGGTGTCTTTACACAAAAAGGGCCTAAAGGAACTCCTCCTGGGGCACATCCACATAATTTAAT
- a CDS encoding uracil-DNA glycosylase family protein, producing MQKLLSDIRNCEVCKAHLPLGPRPIVAGHPEARILIIGHAPGTKVHKTGIPWDDQSGKQLRKWMGVTDEIFYDETKIAQMPMGFCYPGKGKSGDLPPRPECAPQWHKSLLEKMPNIALTILIGQYSQRYYLGDKMERNLTETVRNYDNYTPEYFVVPHPSPRNRFWLSKNQWFNEEVLPELKRAVLQNLEN from the coding sequence ATGCAAAAACTACTTTCTGACATTAGAAATTGTGAAGTGTGCAAAGCACACCTTCCTTTAGGTCCAAGGCCTATAGTTGCTGGGCATCCCGAAGCCAGAATCCTAATTATTGGGCACGCGCCAGGAACCAAGGTGCACAAAACCGGAATACCTTGGGATGACCAAAGCGGCAAACAGCTCAGGAAATGGATGGGTGTTACCGATGAAATCTTCTATGATGAAACAAAGATTGCCCAGATGCCCATGGGGTTTTGTTATCCCGGAAAAGGAAAATCAGGCGATCTGCCGCCACGACCAGAATGCGCGCCTCAATGGCACAAATCCCTTCTGGAAAAAATGCCGAACATAGCATTGACCATTTTAATCGGACAATATTCCCAACGCTATTATTTGGGGGACAAGATGGAAAGAAATTTGACCGAGACAGTTCGAAATTATGACAACTACACACCTGAATATTTTGTAGTACCGCATCCTTCGCCTAGAAATCGATTTTGGTTGAGCAAAAACCAGTGGTTCAATGAAGAGGTGTTGCCAGAATTAAAACGTGCTGTTTTACAAAACTTGGAAAATTAG
- a CDS encoding class I SAM-dependent methyltransferase, with amino-acid sequence MKDKMDGSYKVGDLIYDANVYDGMNTHLNDLQFYKRWLPKNKSARILELCCGTGRLTLPIANDGYDICGVDYTSSMLEQAKAKASEAGLEIEFIEADIRTLNLPKKYDLIFIPFNSIHHLYNNEDVFKAFKAVKQHLKESGLFLLDCFNPNIQFIVGAEKEQKEIAHYTTKDGRDVLIKQIMRYENKTQINRIEWHYYINGEFDSIQNLDMRLFFPQELDSYLEWNGFNIINKFGSFEEEAFNDNSEKQIFVCQ; translated from the coding sequence TTGAAGGATAAAATGGATGGCAGTTATAAAGTTGGTGATTTGATTTATGATGCAAATGTTTATGATGGAATGAATACACATCTAAATGATTTGCAATTTTACAAGCGATGGCTTCCAAAAAATAAGAGTGCCCGCATACTTGAGCTTTGTTGTGGCACGGGCAGACTTACGCTTCCAATTGCAAATGATGGATATGATATTTGTGGAGTAGACTACACTTCTTCAATGCTAGAACAAGCAAAAGCAAAAGCTTCCGAAGCAGGATTAGAAATTGAGTTTATTGAGGCAGATATTCGAACTTTAAATTTGCCTAAAAAATACGATCTTATTTTTATTCCATTTAACTCAATCCATCATTTATATAATAATGAAGATGTATTTAAGGCATTTAAAGCTGTTAAACAGCATCTCAAAGAAAGTGGTTTATTTCTATTGGATTGCTTTAATCCCAATATTCAATTTATTGTTGGCGCAGAGAAAGAGCAAAAAGAAATTGCTCACTATACCACCAAAGATGGACGAGACGTGTTGATAAAACAGATAATGCGATATGAAAACAAAACTCAAATTAATCGTATAGAATGGCATTATTATATAAACGGTGAGTTTGATTCAATTCAAAATTTAGATATGAGACTGTTTTTTCCTCAAGAATTAGATTCATACCTGGAATGGAATGGTTTTAATATTATTAATAAGTTTGGAAGTTTTGAAGAAGAAGCATTTAATGATAATTCGGAAAAACAAATATTCGTTTGTCAATAA
- a CDS encoding aspartate-semialdehyde dehydrogenase codes for MKVAVVGATGMVGEVMLKVLAERNFPITELLLVASERSIGKKLNYRDEEYTVIGLADAVASQPDIAIFSAGGDTSLEWAPKFAEVGTTVIDNSSAWRMDPSKKLVVPEINANTLTAEDKIIANPNCSTIQMVMALDPLHKKYQMKRVVVSTYQSVSGTGVKAVEQLENEIAGIEGEMAYPYPIGRNALPHCDVFLENGYTKEEMKLAREPQKILDDRTFSVSATAVRIPTAGGHSESVNVEFHNNFDLSEVRKLLSETPGVTVQDNPDTNTYPMPIYAHGKDDVFVGRIRRDETQRNTLNMWVVSDNLRKGAATNAVQIAEYLVEKGLIVGTSEAVS; via the coding sequence ATGAAAGTAGCAGTTGTAGGTGCCACTGGAATGGTTGGCGAAGTGATGTTGAAAGTATTGGCCGAACGTAACTTTCCAATAACAGAATTGTTATTGGTTGCCTCTGAACGCTCCATAGGAAAAAAATTGAATTATCGAGATGAAGAATATACGGTAATAGGGTTAGCGGATGCTGTTGCTTCACAACCAGATATCGCGATATTTTCTGCAGGAGGAGACACTTCTTTGGAATGGGCTCCAAAATTTGCCGAAGTAGGCACAACTGTTATTGATAATTCATCAGCATGGCGCATGGATCCATCCAAAAAATTGGTAGTTCCCGAAATCAACGCCAATACATTGACCGCTGAAGACAAAATTATTGCAAACCCCAATTGTTCCACCATACAAATGGTAATGGCGCTGGACCCATTGCATAAAAAATATCAAATGAAACGCGTAGTGGTTTCTACCTATCAGTCCGTTTCCGGAACAGGTGTTAAAGCCGTTGAACAATTGGAAAATGAGATTGCGGGTATAGAAGGTGAAATGGCTTACCCTTACCCTATTGGTAGAAATGCCTTGCCACATTGTGATGTATTTCTGGAAAACGGATACACAAAAGAAGAAATGAAACTTGCTCGCGAGCCACAAAAAATATTGGACGACAGGACTTTTTCAGTTTCAGCGACCGCTGTTCGTATCCCAACCGCTGGTGGTCATTCTGAATCTGTAAATGTGGAATTCCACAATAACTTTGATTTGTCCGAAGTGAGAAAGCTACTTAGTGAGACCCCTGGAGTTACTGTTCAGGACAATCCTGATACCAATACGTATCCTATGCCCATCTATGCACATGGAAAGGATGATGTATTTGTTGGTAGAATTCGCCGTGATGAAACGCAACGCAATACGCTAAATATGTGGGTGGTCTCCGATAATTTACGAAAAGGGGCCGCTACCAATGCAGTTCAAATAGCCGAATATTTAGTAGAAAAAGGACTGATTGTTGGTACTTCTGAGGCTGTTTCTTAA